In one Rutidosis leptorrhynchoides isolate AG116_Rl617_1_P2 chromosome 8, CSIRO_AGI_Rlap_v1, whole genome shotgun sequence genomic region, the following are encoded:
- the LOC139863072 gene encoding ACT domain-containing protein ACR9-like, which yields MGMSWDDVVLIEKGKTCNDPTVVTVNCPDKAGLGCDLLRVVLEFGLYVTRGDFSTDGRWCYVVLWVVPRPRSLKVNWESLNKRLLSCCPSYLPAFYLNQLTTCSKPPQLYLLTVFSVDRKGLIHDVTKVLSELELAIQRVKVTTTPDGKVLDLFFVTDEMDLLHTRIRREETCEHLSAVLGEYCISCELQLAGPEYDIQQQHSCISEAVAEELFSSDLSANKDRSPALSADVSKVKTANITVDNLLSPTHTLLQIQCLDQKGLVYDILKISKDCDIRIVHARISSSVKGYRSMDLFIQKEDGTKMLDKDNQAGLCSRLKEEMLHPLRVVTTNRGPDTELLVANPVELCGKGRPRVFYDVTLALKTLGICVFSAEIGRHSTSQRQWEVYRFLLDETSGFPLSSNRAKSDIVDKVRRTLMGW from the exons ATGGGGATGTCGTGGGATGACGTGGTGTTAATAGAAAAAGGTAAGACCTGTAACGACCCTACGGTGGTTACGGTTAACTGCCCCGATAAAGCCGGGCTTGGTTGTGATCTGTTACGTGTTGTACTTGAATTCGGACTTTATGTTACTCGTGGAG attTTTCAACTGATGGAAGATGGTGTTACGTAGTACTGTGGGTGGTCCCACGGCCAAGGTCACTAAAGGTTAACTGGGAGAGCTTAAACAAGCGTCTTCTATCTTGTTGTCCTTCATACTTGCCTGCATTTTATCTCAATCAGCTCACTACTTGTTCTAAGCCACCTCAACTCTATCTTCTGACTGTTTTCTCCGTTGACCGAAAAGGGTTAATCCATG ATGTCACTAAAGTCCTTTCGGAActcgagctagcaattcaacgagTCAAAGTAACAACCACCCCAGATGGAAAGGTTTTGGACCTATTTTTCGTTACAGATGAAAT GGACCTACTTCATACGCGAATCAGACGTGAGGAAACATGTGAACATCTTAGTGCCGTTTTAGGAGAGTATTGTATCAGCTGTGAACTTCAGTTAGCAGGGCCCGAGTACGATATTCAGCAACAACATTCGTGTATTTCTGAAGCTGTTGCTGAAGAATTGTTCAGCAGTGACCTATCTGCCAATAAAGATCGCTCACCGGCCCTCAGTGCTGATGTGTCGAAAGTTAAGACGGCTAATATTACTGTTGATAATCTGCTAAGTCCTACTCATACTTTACTTCAGATACAGTGTCTTGATCAAAAGGGCCTTGTTTATGACATTTTGAAGATCTCCAAAGACTGCGATATACGA ATTGTGCACGCAAGAATCTCGTCTAGTGTTAAGGGGTACAGAAGCATGGACTTGTTTATTCAAAAAGAAGATGGAACGAAGATGTTAGATAAAGATAATCAGGCAGGTTTATGTTCGCGATTAAAGGAGGAGATGTTACATCCGCTGAGAGTTGTAACGACTAATCGTGGTCCTGATACAGAGCTTTTGGTTGCTAATCCCGTCGAGCTATGTGGGAAGGGGAGGCCTCGGGTATTTTATGATGTCACACTCGCGTTAAAGACGCTTGGGATATGTGTCTTCTCG GCAGAGATAGGAAGGCACTCAACATCACAACGACAATGGGAAGTATACAGGTTCCTTCTGGATGAAACTAGCGGGTTTCCATTAAGTAGCAATCGGGCTAAAAGTGATATCGTGGACAAAGTCAGAAGAACACTTATGGGCTGGTGA
- the LOC139865041 gene encoding ATP synthase small subunit 6, mitochondrial-like has protein sequence MRKFDPWGVFFKREFERCWPFLVGFAVTGTIITKFSLGLTEEDRKNSTFAQRHKK, from the exons ATGAGGAAATTCGATCCATGGGGAGTGTTTTTCAAGCGCGAATTTGAAAGGTGCTGGCCGTTCCTCGTTGGATTCGCCGTCACCGGCACTATCATCACCAAGTTTTCTCTCGGTCTCACCG AGGAAGACCGCAAGAACTCTACTTTTGCTCAGAGGCACAAGAAGTAA
- the LOC139862030 gene encoding LOW QUALITY PROTEIN: histidinol dehydrogenase, chloroplastic-like (The sequence of the model RefSeq protein was modified relative to this genomic sequence to represent the inferred CDS: substituted 1 base at 1 genomic stop codon), with amino-acid sequence MSVVAYNQLVFSQSPNSHSLHSLRQSKIGPFRALDIRSLLLQXLFHSHVGFDAVTLSKTVTCAMKSYKLSDLTPSEVNNLKARPRIDFSSIFSTVQPIVDDVRNRGDAAVIDYTLRFDKVELEKIIENVNDLPDPELDEAVRQSFDVAYSNIYAFHAAQKPVEKVVENMKGVRCKRVARSISSVGLYVPGGTAVLPSTALMLAIPAQIAGCKTVVLATPPSSDGSICKEVLYCAKKAGVTHILKAGGAQAIAAMAWGTSSCPKAEKIYGPGNQYVTAAKMILQNSEAMVSIDMPAGPSEVLVIADKYASPVHIAADLLSQAEHGPDSQVVLVIAGDGVDINAIDEEITKQCYSLPRGEYASKALGHSFTVFARDMVEAVTFSNLYAPEHLIINVKDAEKWESFIENAGSVFLGQWTPESVGDYASGTNHVLPTYGYARMYSGVSLDSFLKYITIQSLTEEGLAKLGPYVATMAEVEGLDAHKRAVTLRLSDIKARQVV; translated from the exons ATGTCAGTTGTAGCATATAATCAACTGGTTTTCAGTCAGAGCCCTAATTCTCATAGTTTACATTCTTTACGCCAATCGAAGATTGGCCCCTTCAGAGCTCTAGATATCAGGTCTCTCTTActtcaatgattgtttcattctc ACGTTGGTTTTGATGCAGTGACCCTTTCTAAAACAGTTACGTGTGCAATGAAATCGTATAAGTTATCTGACCTAACGCCGTCGGAGGTCAATAATCTTAAAGCGCGACCCCGAATAGACTTCTCTTCCATTTTTAGCACG GTCCAGCCCATTGTTGATGACGTTCGTAACAGAGGTGATGCTGCTGTTATAGA TTATACTTTACGATTTGACAAAGTTGAATTAGAAAAGATAATTGAAAATGTTAATGATCTCCCAGATCCAGAG CTTGATGAAGCTGTTCGTCAATCGTTTGATGTGGCATACAGCAACATCTATGCATTTCATGCTGCACAAAAACCAGTTGAGAAAGTTGTTGAGAACATGAAA GGTGTGAGATGCAAACGAGTAGCGAGGAGCATTTCTTCTGTTGGTCTGTATGTTCCCGGAGGGACTGCAGTTTTACCTTCAACCGCTCTTATGCTTGCTATC CCTGCACAGATTGCTGGGTGTAAAACTGTAGTGCTCGCAACTCCACCTTCTAGTGATGGAAGCATCTGCAAG GAGGTACTGTATTGTGCGAAGAAAGCTGGAGTAACCCACATTCTCAAAGCTGGAGGAGCTCAG GCAATCGCTGCCATGGCATGGGGAACATCATCTTGTCCTAAG GCTGAGAAGATATATGGGCCTGGGAATCAATACGTGACAGCTGCAAAAATGATTCTCCAG AACAGTGAGGCAATGGTGTCTATTGACATGCCTGCAGGACCATCGGAAGTGCTTGTCATCGCTGACAAATATGCTAGCCCTGTTCATATAGCTGCAGATCTGCTTTCTCAG GCAGAGCATGGACCCGACAGCCAGGTGGTTCTGGTAATTGCAGGTGACGGTGTAGATATAAATGCAATTGATGAAGAAATCACCAAGCAGTGCTACAGTCTCCCGAGAGGAGAATATGCTTCAAAAGCCCTTGGCCACAGCTTCACTGTGTTTGCACGTGATATGGTCGAG GCAGTTACATTTTCCAACCTGTATGCGCCCGAACATCTGATCATTAATGTTAAAGATGCTGAGAAATGGGAGAGCTTTATCGAAAATGCAG GCTCTGTATTTTTAGGGCAGTGGACTCCGGAGAGTGTGGGAGACTACGCTAGCGGAACGAACCATGTTCTTCCGACTTATGGATATGCACGAATGTACAGTGGAGTATCTCTCGATTCATTTTTGAAGTACATAACAATCCAGTCTTTAACAGAAGAAGGGCTCGCAAAACTTGGTCCGTATGTGGCAACCATGGCTGAGGTCGAGGGATTGGATGCTCATAAAAGAGCTGTAACTCTTCGGCTTTCAGACATCAAAGCAAGACAGGTTGTATGA
- the LOC139863073 gene encoding uncharacterized protein: MDKGKGVMGNRKWAVDFTDNSSAPSSRDIPDPPGFTRASHDQDDSTMSRQKKDAEANWKSQKAWEVAQAPFKNLLMMGFMMWMAGSTVHLFSIGITFSALWQPLSALQGVGKVFEPYKDNKVDLLLPKLIYIALNLGGMLLGVWKLNTLGLLPTHASDWVSSLPPAHEVEYSGGGIALH; the protein is encoded by the coding sequence ATGGATAAGGGGAAAGGAGTGATGGGAAACAGGAAATGGGCTGTTGACTTCACAGACAATTCATCGGCACCTTCGTCTCGTGACATTCCGGACCCACCAGGTTTCACTCGTGCCTCACATGATCAAGATGATTCAACTATGAGTCGCCAAAAGAAAGATGCTGAAGCAAACTGGAAGTCTCAGAAAGCATGGGAAGTGGCTCAGGCTCCGTTTAAGAATCTGTTGATGATGGGGTTCATGATGTGGATGGCTGGAAGCACTGTTCATTTGTTTAGCATAGGAATAACGTTTTCAGCTCTTTGGCAGCCGTTAAGCGCCCTTCAAGGGGTCGGGAAGGTTTTTGAACCGTACAAGGATAATAAAGTAGACCTACTTTTACCCAAGTTAATATACATTGCCCTTAATTTGGGTGGTATGTTGCTTGGTGTATGGAAGCTGAACACACTTGGTCTTCTTCCGACTCATGCATCTGATTGGGTTTCGTCTTTACCCCCTGCACATGAAGTTGAGTATTCAGGCGGAGGTATTGCTCTACATTAA